A single region of the Theileria annulata chromosome 4, complete sequence, *** SEQUENCING IN PROGRESS *** genome encodes:
- a CDS encoding GTPase-activity protein, or translation initiation factor IF-2 mitochondrial precursor, putative (Tap349h10.p1c.C.cand.126 - score = 107.93;~SMART pfam:GTP_EFTU (PF00009) at aa 107-270, E()=2.80e-06; pfam:ras (PF00071) at aa 112-253, E()=6.40e-02; pfam:DUF164 (PF02591) at aa 365-577, E()=5.20e-02), giving the protein MMEKEEPVVNPIPEMIEEKQEEKLPFESEVWTLRDFVKKMNGNLKFILSYMLLKTKTPIDPSVVISPKMTKIIYNLIAGKREYYVTQEEEDEELAKLQSTGKSPIVERNPVVAILGGVSTGKTSLFSSLCEVEPDPTTNYNFGTVEDKYPVTLFDTPGNELLSPIRDNILKASDIALILISSETGVTNDTEESIKLCRKYNKPFIFVLTKYDISTQFTIEDVIAKLADMGCQVEQLGGNYEMIIYSTLKDTKSNKNNLMESILIHSLESSEMKTESPESVKGTGYVLDSGKTKNLGFYSLLLLKKGELRKGDYVSSNLNKTRVKSIKSKNGGNVETVKESQIAYVYGFSKDTISNPGSVFDVFATEQEANKVAEITKIDSSKTKINDLIDDKLNTSLDQIDKVRPKTNKNFQNEDSDRYKYIPTIIRCDVKAIVEPIKMAIEKLRSTGISKICKYKVLDADIDNLTQDDVDLFDKPGIVVAYNSTISSTMQNKLKKQEIKLISGEKIEDIVKTAEEELVQFLGEKKLGRVMGMAQILKVFEASKKRNAAGCVVTYGRMTPFYEARVLRGDNVLYYGKISSLRRTTEEAREIQEGESCGITFEDFNDFKVGDIIEAYSD; this is encoded by the exons ATGATGGAGAAGGAAGAGCCAGTTGTAAATCCAATTCCGGAAATGATTGAAGAAAAACaagaagaaaaattacCATTTGAATCGGAAGTATGGACATTGAGAGATTTTGTCAAAAAAATGAATGGAAACCTAAAGTTCATCCTGAGTTATATGCTTCTCAAGACTAAAACACCAATTGATCCATCAGTGGTTATTTCTCCAAAAATGACAAAAATCATATATAACCTGATCGCAGGGAAAAGAGAATATTATGTAACACAGGAAGAAGAGGATGAAGAACTGGCCAAACTAcag AGTACTGGGAAATCGCCAATAGTAGAAAGGAATCCAGTTGTAGCTATTTTAGGAGGGGTTTCAACAGGAAAAACATCACTATTTAGTTCACTATGTGAAGTGGAACCGGATCCAACAACCAACTACAATTTCGGCACCGTGGAAGATAAATACCCAGTGACACTGTTTGATACTCCCGGAAATGAATTGTTGTCTCCAATAAGagataatatattaaaagcATCAGATATCGCACTTATTTTAATATCCTCTGAAACTGGAGTGACAAATGATACAGAGGAATCGATAAAACTATGtagaaaatataacaaaCCTTTTATATTCGTACTCACAAAGTACGATATTTCAACTCAGTTCACAATTGAAGATGTCATCGCAAAACTGGCAGACATGGGATGCCAAGTGGAACAGCTGGGAGGAAACTATGAAATGATCATATACTCAACATTAAAAGATACTAAATCAAACAAAAATAACCTCATGGAATCCATTTTGATACATTCACTTGAATCTTCTGAAATGAAAACAGAAAGCCCAGAATCAGTTAAAGGAACGGGATATGTACTGGATTCAGGGAAGACCAAAAATCTTGGATTCTATTCACTCCTCCTGCTTAAAAAGGGAGAATTGAg GAAAGGAGATTATGTGTCTTCAAACCTAAACAAGACAAGGgtaaaatcaataaaaagTAAGAATGGAGGAAACGTGGAGACTGTAAAGGAGTCTCAAATAGCATACGTTTATGGTTTCTCTAAGGATACCATCTCTAACCCGGGAAGCGTATTCGATGTGTTTGCAACTGAACAAGAAGCTAACAAAGTCGCAGag ATTACTAAGATCGATTCATCAAAGACGAAAATTAATGATCTAATTGACGACAAACTTAATACTTCACTGGATCAAATAGATAAAGTAAGAccaaaaacaaataaaaattttcagaaTGAGGATTCGGATCGATACAAGTATATCCCGACAATCATTAGATGCGACGTCAAGGCAATAGTTGAACCAATAAAAATGGCAATTGAAAAGTTAAGGTCCACTGGAATTagtaaaatatgtaaatacAAGGTTTTGGATGCAGATATCGATAACCTAACACAG GATGATGTCGACCTGTTTGACAAGCCAGGAATAGTTGTGGCATACAATTCTACAATTTCAAGTACAATGCAG AATAAACTAAAGAAACAAGAAATTAAACTGATAAGTGGAGAAAAAATAGAAGATATAGTCAAAACTGCCGAAGAAGAATTGGTACAATTCCTTGGAGAGAAGAAGCTTGGAAGAGTCATGGGAATGGCGCAAATCCTCAAAGTGTTTGAGGCCTCGaaa aagAGGAATGCGGCAGGCTGTGTAGTAACTTACGGAAGAATGACTCCATTCTATGAAGCCAGAGTCTTGAGAGGAGACAATGTGTTATATTAT GGGAAAATATCATCTTTGAGAAGAACGACTGAGGAAGCCCGTGAAATTCAGGAGGGGGAATCGTGTGGCATCACGTTCGaagattttaatgattttaaagttGGAGATATAATTGAAGCCTACTcagattaa
- a CDS encoding uncharacterized protein (gene model may need to be refined (small strand overlap with TA07595 at the 3' end)), with translation MSTTHPTNITTEWDDIQRKYGNLPKLEKEKTNEELDSAFVEVTEEELLRESRLKKWKKKLGNRSVFRYGTPVNITADNFVEQVTDASKYKPSDADKKDDEFEDLYDKTGYYVPVLLLDDKPESKLLKNAWNILSKKHSHLKFTVGSASNVLKVEGNKLTPPSSVLLYFSGNCILQKNVSSLFKRGIFELSEDTLETRVANALENILNSAQGHLPLVRDKDKEESSESESDTDYLKSSGKDLRTDFLNKLTRGKVSDLETSKTYSSWILDKALGN, from the coding sequence ATGTCGACTACACATCCTACCAATATCACTACTGAATGGGATGATATACAGAGAAAATACGGAAATCTCCCAAAACTTGAAAAGGAGAAAACAAACGAGGAGCTAGATAGCGCATTTGTGGAAGTTACGGAGGAGGAATTGCTGAGAGAATCCCGCCTTAAAAAATGGAAGAAAAAACTAGGTAATAGATCCGTATTTAGGTATGGAACACCAGTGAATATCACAGCAGATAACTTCGTTGAACAAGTAACAGACGCTTCTAAGTATAAACCCTCAGATGCTGATAAAAAGGACGATGAATTTGAGGATTTGTATGATAAAACCGGCTATTATGTGCCGGTCTTGCTTTTAGACGATAAACCTGAGTCTAAACTGCTCAAAAATGCATGGAATATCTTGTCAAAGAAACATTCACATCTGAAATTTACCGTTGGTTCAGCAAGTAATGTTCTAAAGGTCGAAGGGAATAAGTTAACGCCGCCATCATCGGTTTTACTTTATTTTTCTGGTAACTGTATACTCCAGAAGAACGTTTCCTCACTTTTCAAGCGGGGAATATTTGAATTATCCGAAGATACGCTGGAAACCAGGGTTGCAAATGCACTAGAAAACATACTTAACAGTGCCCAGGGACACTTGCCACTCGTCAGGGATAAAGACAAGGAGGAATCATCGGAATCAGAATCGGATACAGATTACCTTAAATCGTCTGGAAAGGATTTGAGAACTGATTTCTTGAACAAGTTGACTCGAGGAAAGGTCTCAGACTTGGAAACGTCGAAAACATACTCATCATGGATACTAGATAAAGCACTtggaaattaa
- a CDS encoding uncharacterized protein (Tap349h10.p1c.C.cand.126 - score = 107.93;~SMART 1 transmembrane domain at aa 13-35;~1 probable transmembrane helix predicted for TA07610 by TMHMM2.0 at aa 13-35), translating into MFDYIKINSSFKVKSNLLIFVFLYFIFSTESVLLSKFNAKNENYSFNPTAIGSLFHRKQNKHQCFISNKIKRINNSCKTRDNFEDSNSPSIIQDNFILEAYGYTHDPNFNYTANFRNRYNNLNKTYTTPPAVFNNIPNNQYNPARNVPFNRINNQTYQQNGFNLYNRQLIPYPVVSNSYGNIPFGQNQMHFSQQQYPQQQYPQQLNRFPPQMPVQTVNPLQHQVPIPPTFQFRYQPPIQTINQVPFQQTAQQYSQVPLQQPAVENIKKDEPGKIVGSRYWQKRAEKFHSRSVRYSSFQLYEDVVWINNYEDDWPGINRIKLGEIYQGIIHYYFTPFDGLILLADKKVEGSMSMKDLPESFSKTTVRETFKLDHLISFKLKEPLEFDEKGRPKFVLALDYPPKTKKYEFRSRVRGRPIFVTNTMAVFKLEDGENYAQVFLANTGVHLTFPITIKMNEIFTKDEVVEMEVVRSPYYPKAVGYLCRIPFETPKGLELRSKYTMVDSVRYDGI; encoded by the exons ATGTTCGACTACATCAAAATCAACTCCTCGTTTAAAGTAAAATCTAATTTGCTAATTTTTGTctttttgtattttatattttcgACAGAATCTGTTcttttatcaaaatttaatgcaaaaaatgaaaattattcatttaatcCAACGGCAATCGGAAGTTTGTTTCATagaaaacaaaataaacatCAATGTTTTATATCCAACAAGATAAAAAggataaataattcatgTAAAACAAGAGATAATTTTGAAGATTCAAATAGCCCATCTATAATAcaagataattttattctagaAGCATACGGATATACACATGAtcctaattttaattacaCAGCAAATTTTAGGAATAGATATAATAATCTGAACAAAACATATACTACGCCTCCAGCagtatttaataatataccaAATAATCAATATAATCCTGCCCGAAATGTACCatttaatagaattaacAATCAAACATATCAACAAAATGGATTCAATTTGTACAATAGACAACTAATTCCATACCCAGTCGTTTCAAACTCATATGGAAACATTCCATTTGGACAAAACCAGATGCATTTTTCTCAACAGCAATATCCTCAGCAACAATATCCTCAGCAACTTAATAGGTTCCCACCCCAAATGCCTGTTCAAACTGTTAACCCTTTACAGCATCAAGTACCAATTCCTCCGACATTTCAGTTCAGATATCAACCACCGATTCAGACAATCAATCAAGTTCCATTCCAACAAACAGCTCAGCAATATAGTCAAGTTCCACTGCAACAACCAGCTGTGGAAAATATCAAGAAAGATGAACCCGGTAAGATAGTGGGATCACGATATTGGCAAAAAAGGGCAGAAAAATTTCACAGTAGATCAGTAAGGTACTCCTCATTCCAGCTATACGAAGATGTGGTCTggataaataattatgaaGATGATTGGCCAGGAATTAATAGGATAAAATTAGGAGAAATCTACCAAGGAATCATCCACTACTACTTCACACCATTCGACGGACTGATTCTTCTGGCCGATAAAAAGGTGGAGGGCTCAATGAGCATGAAAGACCTGCCAGAATCATTCTCTAAAACTACAGTGAGAGAAACATTCAAACTAGATCACTTAATTAGCTTCAAGTTGAAAGAACCATTGGAATTCGACGAAAAGGGAAGACCGAAATTTGTTTTGGCACTGGATTACCCACCCAAAACAAAGAAATACGAATTCAGATCCAGAGTAAGAGGAAGACCGATCTTTGTAACCAACACCATGGCGGTTTTCAAGCTAGAAGATGGAGAAAACTATGCACAAGTATTCCTAGCTAACACAGGAGTGCACTTGACCTTCCCAATTACCATAAAGATGAATGAG ATCTTTACTAAGGATGAAGTTGTGGAAATGGAAGTTGTGAGAAGCCCATATTACCCTAAGGCAGTAGGGTACCTGTGCAGAATACCATTTGAAACACCGAAGGGGTTAGAGTTGAGAAGTAAATACACAATGGTCGATAGTGTTCGATATGATGgtatttga
- a CDS encoding 40S ribosomal protein S11, putative (Tap349h10.p1c.C.cand.129 - score = 21.36;~SMART pfam:Ribosomal_S11 (PF00411) at aa 29-147, E()=1.70e-67; pfam:Ribosomal_L18p (PF00861) at aa 2.30e+00; PGRP (SM00701) at aa 20-104, E()=4.69e+03) produces the protein MSSAKRTSTQVTEAPTTLGPQVKGEHVFGVAHVFASFNDTFIHITDLSGRETLVRVTGGMKVKADRDESSPYAAMMAAQDAAARAKELGITAVHVKLRATGGTRSKTPGPGAQSALRSLARSGLKIGRIEDVTPIPTDSTRRKCGRRGRRL, from the exons ATGAGTTCAGCAAAGAGAACCTCAACCCAAGTCACTGAAGCCCCTACAACCCTGGGACCACAAGTAAAGGGCGAACATGTTTTCGGTGTAGCTCATGTTTTTGCATCATTTAACGATActtttatacatataaCTGATTTATCTGGAAGGGAAACTCTAGTTAGAGTAACAG GTGGTATGAAAGTAAAGGCTGATAGAGATGAGTCTAGCCCATACGCCGCAATGATGGCAGCACAAGATGCAGCAGCTAGAGCTAAGGAGCTTGGAATCACAGCAGTTCATGTTAAACTACGCGCCACTGGTGGAACTAGATCAAAGACTCCAGGACCAGGAGCACAATCGGCTTTAAG ATCACTGGCACGCTCTGGCTTAAAGATCGGAAGAATTGAGGACGTTACGCCAATTCCAACGGATTCTACAAGAAGGAAGTGCGGAAGAAGAGGAAGAAGATTGTAG
- a CDS encoding 60S ribosomal protein L12, putative (Tap349h10.p1c.C.cand.125 - score = 45.35;~SMART RL11 (SM00649) at aa 13-144, E()=2.45e-47): protein MAKKPDPNEVVYVYLRQLGGEVAPSSVLAPKLGPLGMSPKKVGDDIAKETANWKGIKVTVKLTIQNRQAKIEIKPSATALLIKELKEPLRDRKKVKNIKHNGNLTWDQVMGVARTMRPTSMARTMKGTVKEVLGTCSAIGCTVDNQKPRDLQQKLDNGEIEVPNE, encoded by the exons ATGGCTAAGAAACCAGACCCAAACGAAGTCGTATATG tttatcTACGTCAACTCGGTGGAGAAGTCGCTCCTTCCTCAGTTCTTGCTCCCAAGCTTGGTCCGTTGGGTATGTCACCTAAAAAAGTCGGTGATGACATCGCCAAAGAGACAGCAAATTGGAAAGGAATTAAAGTCACCGTAAAGTTAACAATCCAAAACAGACAAGCcaaaattgaaattaaacCAAGCGCAACCGCATTGTTAATTAAAGAGCTTAAGGAACCTTTGAGGGACCGTAAAAAGgttaagaatataaaacaCAATGGGAACTTGACTTGGGATCAAGTGATGGGTGTGGCAAGGACTATGAGACCTACTTCCATGGCAAGGACTATGAAGGGAACTGTCAAGGAAGTTCTCGGAACTTGTAGCGCCATCGGCTGTACTGTTGATAATCAGAAACCTAGAGACTTGCAACAAAAGTTAGACAACGGAGAAATTGAAGTACCTAACGAATAA
- a CDS encoding uncharacterized protein (Tap349h10.p1c.C.cand.124 - score = 28.48;~SMART 3 transmembrane domains at 20-42, 139-161 and 190-212;~Apicoplast targetting peptide predicted by the PlasmoAP tool;~3 probable transmembrane helices predicted for TA07630 by TMHMM2.0 at aa 20-42, 139-161 and 190-212;~Signal anchor predicted for TA07630 by SignalP 2.0 HMM (Signal peptide probability 0.019, signal anchor probability 0.933) with cleavage site probability 0.009 between residues 37 and 38), translating into MARKREGYRGDSDSNPIHKAVWLVCCGIASAYVACMAYSILFPNWREAGPITYNYIHKASKRQHTVDETKYGLYQVVYDNYMAKQTWSRRVSNVKAKGYMAIQNSSQNHRGGYKNFFVNECPAACRDGISSRIRVYENLLGYNSIFVWIIAGALGFGSTLWWNRVTHKTWLTAVRTQMMPFPYVASCYRVALIANLTLVCSTLAIFFIDVIAQFIKNHRMKANARYMNGDGMEYGGQPLPFGRPEATNMQGPKVDHKVPLLMQPQMPESGFNPGSLFNGLGFNNNMKLNNNNEKNTPSMWARNFQF; encoded by the exons atGGCAAGAAAGAGAGAAGGATACAGGGGTGACAGTGATTCCAACCCAATTCATAAGGCGGTATGGCTCGTTTGTTGCGGTATTGCTTCAGCTTATGTAGCTTGTATGGCCTACAGTATTCTATTTCCAAACTGGAGAGAAGCAGGACCAATTA cGTACAATTACATTCACAAAGCAAGCAAGCGTCAACACACTGTTGACGAGACAAAATACGGTCTTTACCAAGTAGTTTACGACAACTATATGGCAAAACAAACTTGGTCTAGAAGAGTTAGCAATGTCAAG GCCAAGGGTTATATGGCAATACAAAATTCAAGTCAAAATCACAGGGGTGGATACAAAAATTTCTTTGTAAACGAGTGTCCTGCTGCTTGTAGGGATGGTATTTCGTCCAGAATACGGGTATACGAAAACTTACTCGGATACAACAGCATT TTTGTTTGGATTATTGCTGGCGCGCTTGGATTCGGTAGCACGTTATGGTGGAACAGAGTTACACACAAAACGTGGTTAACTGCTGTAAGAACACAAATG atgCCCTTCCCTTATGTAGCTAGTTGTTACAGAGTCGCACTTATCGCGAACCTTACGTTGGTTTGTTCAACCCTTGCAATATTCTTCATTGACGTAATAGcacaatttataaaaaaccATAGG atGAAGGCAAATGCAAGATACATGAATGGTGATGGAATGGAATACGGTGGACAACCATTGCCATTTGGAAGACCAGAGGCTACGAATATGCAAGGTCCAAAAGTTGACCATAAAGTTCCACTTTTAATGCAACCTCAAATGCCGGAATCTGGATTTAATCCAGGGTCATTATTTAATGGATTAGgatttaataacaatatGAAGTTGAATAATAACAATGAAAAAAACACTCCATCTATGTGGGCTAGAAACTTCCAGTTTTAA
- a CDS encoding uncharacterized protein (Tap349h10.p1c.C.cand.125 - score = 45.35), producing MCKSHFTKKHVIENFCIVDVNKCENEQLHGSIKCFVMCQPILMGVVLESRKQYRINLYLFYLYLYFL from the coding sequence atgtgtaaatctcattttacaaaaaaacatgtgattgaaaatttttgtatTGTAGATGTAAACAAATGTGAAAATGAACAATTACATGGGTCCATAAAGTGTTTTGTGATGTGTCAACCTATCTTGATGGGGGTGGTTTTGGAATCACGTAAACAATATAGAATAAatctatatttattttacttatatttatattttttataa
- a CDS encoding tRNA-pseudouridine synthase I, putative (gene model may need to be refined (small strand overlap with TA07600 at the 3' end);~SMART 1 transmembrane domain at aa 7-29; pfam: PseudoU_synth_1 (PF01416) at aa 348-457, E()=5.20e-07;~Apicoplast targetting peptide predicted by the PlasmoAP tool;~1 probable transmembrane helix predicted for TA07595 by TMHMM2.0 at aa 7-29;~Signal peptide predicted for TA07595 by SignalP 2.0 HMM (Signal peptide probability 0.646, signal anchor probability 0.009) with cleavage site probability 0.430 between residues 22 and 23), with protein sequence MLKLHISYIFILPIIFVKYLFCLSITSPLSFIHPLCSNFPLNNLQNKSKFTVNNIATFINPTKPKIFESLAISPPESSSSSTIDTTMSDPDEFADDSTCLPKEKPKTNLILIVSYDGTFYHGMAGPMIFLKDYGIQVNFDNDKVNSINNELLKTITMLHGYFGNKRKLKKKNLRELSKKIKSKDEDSTYINGYNDEENTSSPDLLEEYARRFTLITSSRTDRGVHSMGTVSLINLVSEIYLFQACQYLSFDKKFNFDSLEEFQDSLNKRLPSDIRVTSVITPPHDEFNVRHHNIGKSYSYKVDLSPNPSLFERNHYWQIMSDTHFVNTLLRKYRDVKAPFSFEKLKEAARVFHGKHNFEAFRKNCRGNERDKIIDPICTIHSIEFVNIPQDKKVEIIVNGDRFLYKMVRCIVSHLILAGFNVIKPDQIKRALDNATEIPNIPYAPAHGLYLKKVFFEKEVQDKIDEFRNRYHERMHNVLN encoded by the exons ATGCTAAAGTTGCATATTTcatacatttttatattacctattatatttgtaaaatatctTTTCTGTTTATCAATTACTAGCCCACTGTCGTTCATTCATCCATTATGTTCTAATTTTCCCTTAAATAACTTACAAAACAAGTCAAAATTCactgttaataatatagcAACATTTATAAATCCAACTAAACCAAAAATTTTCGAATCTTTGGCAATCTCACCTCCAgaatcttcatcttcttcaaCTATTGATACAACCATGAGTGATCCGGATGAATTTGCTGATGATTCTACTTGTTTACCCAAAGAAAAACCTAAAACCAACCTCATTTTGATTGTTTCATACGATGGAACCTTTTATCACGGCATGGCAGGCCCTATGATATTCCTGAAAGACTACGGAATTCAGGTTAATTTCGATAACGATAAAGTAAACTCGATAAACAACGAATTATTGAAGACAATAACGATGTTGCACGGATATTTTGGAAACAAGAGGAAGTTGAAGAAGAAAAATCTAAGAGAACTATCTAAGAAGATAAAGTCGAAAGATGAAGATAGTACTTATATTAATGGGTATAATGACGAAGAAAACACTAGCTCGCCTGATTTGCTTGAAGAATACGCAAGAAGATTCACATTGATTACATCTAGCAGAACGGATAGAGGGGTACATTCAATGGGCACAGtaagtttaataaatttagtttctgaaatttatttatttcagGCATGCCAATACCTCTCATTTGACAAAAAATTTAACTTCGATAGTTTGGAGGAGTTCCAGGATTCGCTTAATAAAAGACTTCCAAGTGATATAAGAGTCACTTCAGTTATCACGCCTCCTCACGATGAA TTCAACGTCCGCCACCACAACATAGGAAAATCATATTCATACAAAGTGGATTTATCCCCAAATCCTTCCTTATTTGAAAGGAACCACTACTGGCAGATTATGTCAGACACTCACTTTGTTAACACTCTTTTAAGGA AATACAGGGATGTTAAGGCACCCTTTTCTTTTGAAAAGTTGAAGGAAGCGGCTAGAGTTTTCCATGGGAAACACAACTTCGAG GCGTTCCGGAAAAACTGCCGAGGAAACGAACGAGATAAAATAATCGACCCGATTTGTACCATACATAGTATtgaatttgtaaatatacCACAAGATAAAAA GGTCGAAATTATAGTAAACGGGGACAGGTTTTTATATAAGATGGTCAGATGTATTGTCAGTCATTTAATTCTG gCTGGATTTAATGTGATAAAACCTGACCAAATCAAGAGGGCGTTGGACAACGCGACTGAGATTCCGAACATACCCTACGCACCTGCACACGGTCTGTACCTTAAAAAAGTATTCTTTGAAAAGGAAGTTCAGGACAAAATAGATGAATTCAGAAATAGATACCATGAAAGAATGCataatgtattaaattaa
- a CDS encoding uncharacterized protein (Tap349h10.p1c.C.cand.125 - score = 45.35), which produces MSRYYVKPLSILASNKIHLVPKMTPIRLIETMEDISSWKEKNCESAIKLFAHCSTRLVTLLPELKVSEMARILFMYNKAGIESEFIIPKIKNFILKESNSSNPEEFPFYKCCENDLLLLYKGFETNKVFDHKLHNFIMEHIIGQKKYMTNSDICLFLKSHYGYLKANKDTKDSLTHYLHPEFINEVIDRFLNSHFSCTPEEVTSFIENLAFISEFYGIKTETVPLLNEMFKKLSKEPVKFNINQILRRNEIMILNQCLEVFYHLDEIKYWNPKLMKGMLYCIAKGVRDVEDAKKVFEIISEKLKMNIEDKMFVSKDKDDTNAEMKKRECVNTSLEVS; this is translated from the exons ATGTCACGTTACTACGTCAAGCCATTGTCAATTCTGGCAtcaaataaaatacatCTGGTTCCAAAAATGACTCCAATCAGATTAATTGAGACAATGGAGGATATTTCATCATGGAAGGAAAAGAATTGTGAATCTGCAATTAAATTGTTTGCACACTGTTCAACAAGATTAGTTACTTTGCTCCCTGAATTAAA aGTATCAGAAATGGcaagaatattatttatgtaCAATAAAGCAGGGATTGAATCggaatttattattccaaAG attaaaaattttattctaaaaGAATCAAACTCATCGAATCCTGAAGAATTTCCATTCTATAAGTGCTGTGAAAATGACCTGTTACTCCTTTATAAGGGATTTGAAAC AAATAAAGTGTTTGACCATAAACTACACAACTTCATAATGGAACATATTATTGGACAG AAAAAATACATGACCAACTCGGACATTTGCTTGTTCTTGAAATCACACTATGGATACCTTAAAGCAAACAAGGATACAAAAGATTCACTCACACACTACCTTCACCCagaatttataaatgaAGTCATAGATAGATTTTTGAATTCG CATTTTTCCTGTACTCCGGAAGAAGTCACTTCATTCATTGAAAATCTTGCCTTCATTTCTGAGTTTTAC GGAATTAAAACTGAAACTGTTCCTTTGCTGAACGAAATGTTTAAAAAGCTGTCCAAGGAGCCAGTCAAATTCAATATTAACCAGATACTGAG GAGGAATGAAATTatgatattaaatcaatGTTTGGAAGTCTTTTATCATTTAgatgaaataaaatactGGAATCCAAAGTTAATGAAAG GGATGTTGTATTGTATCGCAAAGGGAGTAAGGGATGTAGAAGATGCAAAGAAGGTATTTGAAATCATATCTGAGAAACTTAAAATGAACATTGAAGATAAAATGTTTGTAAGTAAAGATAAGGATGACACAAATGCTGAAATGAAAAAAAGAGAATGTGTTAATACATCTCTAGAAGTATCTtag